The proteins below come from a single Gimesia alba genomic window:
- a CDS encoding M56 family metallopeptidase: MIGQTLIDPAFSTQVCLTLLHSIWQFAVLAVVVWCLNLIWKNESVERRYTLNVFALLVGIAALPVTFLVINSSDEHVDSVSNAPTANAPSESRISTAEKSTYFIPAKFQTFEPSIESAESNSANQTSPVVDSPGWTLREWLPITPWIVAVYVFGVGFMLARLIVSMIKVNRLSRQATVIKDGPLVESLRSLAKQWSMKIVPVLAEAEHIVVPTVVGLIRPLILLPASVVSGLTPDELEMILAHELAHVRRYDMWVNLLQRLAEAILFFNPALWYLSRQISGLREFCCDELTCRDQATSNFERKVRYATALLRVVELSKPNLATNPELASLAANGHSPSEVRRRVARLFGEPLREPLRLTRGMTYAVLALLLIGGPAVWSTYAEKTVVPEVEQQETEVKVGADSTEPYSLDGNIEVLSIGTYNETPQRWWDTEGTTLSPRPYRVHGVSIPVNENQIGRQLVFRVKNLPQNATLSWTVSNKEPAGSAFVALKGEERSKEYYAQVFAANQDLKSVDLRVGLANGKWETKIKMDADNSFGDVGLTESALRQNQPIVYHAQMSGPFTQKDDIVVVAMHDIQDREMRIVAIDKQGNIHHTGQTANTSFTQGAYSIYKAKFKDLKLENLDHFEFQSRPFEYIEIKNLPLNPQAKQKTAENNTPAAVSPAPAESAMVSGRIVLEDGSPATTKGYLYYESKNGGNSRQSTVGQFVDQFSTKPPPGTIWLRYFPEGYAPALIGPLILKPGEQRKDISIVLKPGFTHLLRMQNQKQELISGATVVVHPGWNGNVHGPIQKQTVNEQGELLLEHLADTNYSIKVTAPGYEPLYVKSQDLRSTKETTLSLTASQKTTGMIQDPTGKPMVNAKLFLKHEITKEGRSLGYTGSKNGFWGELIATTDAQGRFELDQLTKDSHYLCIVEAENGARAIIHDLQAGQHTSIVVPERRDLIVNIRGDLSKLSQRRGKPLVSVRQGVDFHPIPDSRYGELIGADTPVEVTDDGGTATFRGLAVDLKEGNEKQQVEVSLNYPNGPKKIVNIDPSQETRVEFDLSQLPDSENKETPPVPKAESIKTTLPDDQIKKTTNTDASLPVKQLPTAKLSFVIAKHVILLEGEEIITWEEIDDLFGTLPDTLLIRPAYYITRGAREAGLYQPTKKKIWELTRKYKFNGHSEGSLWPRTDFRYDKIKTENDLRLDPTSKMAGTIVDQKGTPIEDAEVALILPVDQSIPYQTYHVALVLGRIRNRLEHVMTVSDASGQFELYPPKEEKYYLLAMHPEAGFALVRSDRIQAEKKIKLLPWAGLKTELDEVPNEMQTVDLTTQLEADAGWPEITFNQYWSDLPQELKEQGFVYNQIPPLYRATISRSFKQPDGGGISLTGASVNMMPGEKREIGLGPLSEQQRLQLKSMRDYSRERRRKLEEKPKAK, encoded by the coding sequence ATGATCGGACAGACTTTAATTGACCCCGCTTTCAGTACCCAAGTATGTCTGACGTTATTGCATTCGATCTGGCAATTTGCTGTGCTGGCTGTTGTCGTATGGTGTCTGAATCTGATTTGGAAAAACGAATCCGTTGAACGACGTTATACTCTGAATGTGTTTGCTTTGCTGGTCGGAATAGCAGCCTTGCCCGTTACTTTTCTGGTTATCAATTCGTCGGATGAGCATGTCGATTCAGTTTCTAATGCGCCAACTGCAAATGCTCCCTCTGAATCGCGTATTTCCACTGCTGAAAAGTCTACATATTTTATTCCGGCGAAATTCCAAACTTTTGAGCCATCAATTGAGAGCGCAGAGAGCAATTCCGCGAATCAAACTTCGCCTGTTGTAGACTCACCGGGCTGGACTTTACGCGAATGGTTGCCGATCACTCCCTGGATTGTCGCCGTTTATGTTTTCGGTGTGGGGTTTATGCTGGCGCGGTTGATTGTCTCAATGATCAAAGTCAATCGGCTGAGTCGACAAGCGACGGTAATCAAAGACGGGCCGCTCGTCGAATCGCTGCGTTCACTGGCGAAGCAATGGTCGATGAAAATTGTTCCCGTACTGGCAGAAGCCGAACACATCGTCGTTCCTACAGTCGTTGGCTTGATTCGGCCCCTCATCCTGTTGCCGGCCTCTGTAGTCAGCGGACTCACACCCGATGAACTGGAGATGATCCTGGCACACGAACTGGCGCATGTACGGCGCTATGATATGTGGGTGAATCTGCTGCAGCGACTGGCTGAAGCGATCCTGTTCTTTAATCCAGCGCTTTGGTATTTAAGCCGACAAATCAGCGGCTTACGCGAATTTTGTTGCGATGAGCTGACGTGTCGAGACCAAGCGACGTCCAATTTTGAACGCAAGGTCCGCTATGCCACGGCACTCCTGAGAGTGGTTGAGCTTTCCAAGCCGAATCTTGCGACGAACCCGGAACTGGCGTCGCTGGCTGCCAACGGTCACTCTCCTTCTGAAGTCCGCCGTCGCGTGGCGCGGTTATTCGGCGAACCACTGCGCGAGCCACTCCGGCTGACGCGCGGTATGACTTATGCCGTGCTCGCACTTTTGCTAATCGGCGGTCCGGCTGTCTGGTCAACGTATGCTGAGAAAACGGTAGTGCCAGAAGTGGAACAGCAGGAAACAGAAGTAAAAGTGGGAGCAGATTCAACCGAGCCATACTCTCTGGACGGAAATATCGAAGTCTTGTCAATCGGGACGTATAACGAAACACCACAGCGTTGGTGGGATACTGAAGGTACTACACTGTCACCGCGTCCTTATCGGGTGCATGGTGTATCCATCCCTGTCAATGAAAATCAAATTGGTCGGCAACTCGTGTTTCGCGTGAAAAACCTGCCTCAGAACGCAACGCTCAGTTGGACCGTTTCCAACAAAGAACCAGCTGGCAGTGCATTTGTCGCTTTAAAGGGAGAAGAAAGATCCAAAGAGTATTATGCCCAGGTCTTTGCCGCGAATCAGGACCTGAAGTCAGTTGATTTGCGTGTGGGTCTTGCCAATGGCAAGTGGGAAACCAAAATCAAAATGGACGCGGATAATAGCTTTGGGGATGTAGGGCTTACCGAATCCGCTTTACGACAGAATCAGCCGATCGTGTATCACGCACAGATGTCGGGGCCCTTTACTCAGAAGGATGATATTGTCGTGGTTGCTATGCATGATATCCAGGACCGCGAAATGCGAATCGTCGCTATCGACAAACAAGGTAATATTCATCATACCGGCCAAACGGCAAATACAAGTTTCACGCAAGGCGCCTACTCTATCTACAAGGCAAAATTCAAAGACCTGAAACTCGAAAACCTGGATCATTTCGAATTCCAGAGCAGACCGTTTGAGTATATTGAAATCAAGAACCTGCCATTGAATCCACAAGCAAAACAGAAGACGGCAGAAAATAACACTCCTGCAGCTGTTTCTCCAGCGCCTGCTGAGAGTGCCATGGTTTCAGGGCGGATCGTACTTGAAGATGGCTCACCGGCCACCACAAAAGGTTATCTGTATTATGAAAGCAAGAATGGAGGCAACAGTAGACAGAGTACTGTGGGGCAGTTTGTTGATCAGTTTTCAACCAAACCCCCTCCCGGGACCATTTGGTTACGTTATTTCCCTGAAGGATATGCACCCGCTCTTATTGGTCCTTTGATATTAAAACCGGGGGAACAGCGCAAAGATATTTCGATTGTTCTCAAACCGGGGTTCACTCATTTATTGCGTATGCAAAATCAGAAACAAGAACTCATTTCAGGAGCCACTGTGGTGGTACACCCTGGATGGAATGGAAACGTGCATGGTCCCATTCAGAAACAGACGGTCAACGAGCAGGGGGAGTTACTCCTGGAACATCTGGCAGACACAAACTATTCCATCAAGGTGACAGCGCCAGGGTATGAACCTTTATACGTCAAGTCTCAGGATTTACGTTCGACAAAAGAAACGACGCTTTCTCTGACCGCCAGCCAGAAGACCACCGGCATGATTCAGGATCCGACGGGGAAACCTATGGTGAATGCCAAGCTGTTTCTGAAACATGAAATTACGAAAGAGGGACGCTCTTTAGGCTATACTGGATCGAAAAATGGTTTTTGGGGAGAGCTCATTGCCACCACGGATGCGCAAGGCCGCTTTGAACTGGATCAACTCACGAAAGACTCACACTACCTATGTATTGTCGAAGCGGAAAATGGAGCCCGTGCGATCATTCACGATCTCCAGGCAGGACAGCACACGTCCATCGTTGTGCCTGAGCGTCGTGACCTGATCGTCAACATTCGAGGCGATTTGAGCAAACTGTCTCAGCGCAGAGGAAAACCTTTAGTCAGTGTGCGACAAGGGGTCGACTTCCACCCGATTCCAGACAGTCGCTATGGTGAACTGATTGGTGCGGACACTCCCGTCGAAGTGACTGACGATGGGGGAACAGCAACGTTTCGTGGTCTGGCCGTTGACCTTAAAGAAGGTAACGAAAAACAGCAGGTGGAAGTTTCTTTGAATTATCCTAACGGACCTAAAAAGATCGTCAATATCGATCCCAGTCAAGAGACTCGAGTGGAGTTTGATTTGTCACAGCTGCCAGACAGCGAAAACAAGGAGACGCCACCAGTTCCCAAAGCTGAGAGTATCAAAACAACATTACCCGATGATCAGATCAAAAAGACAACCAACACAGATGCATCGCTCCCTGTAAAGCAGCTTCCTACAGCCAAGTTGTCGTTTGTGATTGCAAAACACGTGATTCTGCTGGAAGGCGAAGAAATTATCACCTGGGAAGAAATCGACGATCTCTTTGGGACGCTGCCCGACACCTTGCTGATCAGGCCCGCCTATTATATTACAAGAGGCGCAAGGGAAGCGGGGCTGTATCAACCAACGAAAAAGAAAATCTGGGAACTGACTCGTAAATATAAATTCAATGGTCACAGTGAAGGTAGCTTGTGGCCTCGGACCGACTTCCGCTATGACAAAATAAAAACAGAGAACGATTTGCGTCTCGATCCCACATCAAAAATGGCAGGGACCATTGTGGATCAGAAAGGGACGCCGATTGAAGACGCAGAGGTCGCTTTGATCTTACCCGTTGATCAGTCCATTCCCTATCAGACGTATCACGTGGCCCTGGTGCTGGGACGAATCCGTAATCGGCTCGAACATGTGATGACGGTATCCGATGCATCCGGTCAATTTGAGCTCTATCCTCCAAAAGAGGAAAAATATTATCTTCTGGCGATGCATCCCGAGGCCGGTTTTGCCCTCGTCAGAAGTGATCGGATCCAAGCGGAGAAAAAAATCAAACTGCTACCCTGGGCCGGTCTGAAAACTGAATTGGATGAAGTCCCCAATGAGATGCAGACGGTGGATCTTACGACTCAGCTTGAAGCAGACGCAGGCTGGCCGGAGATTACATTCAACCAGTATTGGAGCGACCTGCCTCAAGAGTTGAAGGAACAGGGTTTTGTATACAACCAGATTCCGCCCCTCTATCGGGCCACCATCAGTCGCAGTTTCAAACAACCAGATGGAGGCGGCATTTCGCTCACCGGTGCCTCCGTGAACATGATGCCTGGAGAAAAGCGAGAGATTGGCTTAGGCCCTCTGTCCGAACAACAACGATTGCAGCTGAAATCGATGCGTGACTATTCCCGCGAGCGGCGTCGCAAATTAGAAGAAAAACCAAAGGCCAAGTAA
- a CDS encoding BlaI/MecI/CopY family transcriptional regulator: MARPGSEHPTKLELEILKILWEESPLPVREVRAKLESEANRPLAHSSVITTLNIMYDKGLLRRRKAGKSFLFSPKVEKDQIAGGIMGDLLSRLFDGSPSAMMLNLLETTDINSRELAELRKLITRKAKEQS, encoded by the coding sequence ATGGCGCGCCCCGGTTCAGAACACCCGACAAAACTGGAATTGGAAATCCTGAAAATTTTATGGGAGGAATCGCCGCTCCCCGTCCGAGAGGTGCGCGCGAAACTGGAATCTGAAGCAAACCGCCCGCTGGCGCATAGTTCGGTGATCACGACGCTGAATATTATGTATGACAAAGGGTTATTACGGCGGCGGAAGGCAGGCAAATCGTTCCTGTTCTCTCCCAAAGTAGAAAAAGATCAGATTGCCGGCGGCATCATGGGGGATTTACTCTCGCGCTTATTCGATGGTTCCCCGTCGGCGATGATGCTTAACCTGCTGGAAACCACCGACATCAATTCCCGTGAACTCGCTGAACTTCGAAAGCTCATCACCCGCAAGGCAAAGGAGCAGTCCTAA
- a CDS encoding FG-GAP repeat domain-containing protein, with the protein MSQKNRLILLIGLVILIPLGTWLLLPGLPSLGQAPEIFSGGTSYPASEISFKRANVGPDPVGLPLITNVQIVDFDGDGTNDILGCDSDRGIVSLFKPDGENQWQEEVLLSDLAAPGHATVVDIDGDGDLDIIVSILGNLMPDDRVIGRVELYERKDNEYIRHVILDDVRRVADVQPGDFDGDGDLDLAVAVFGYSRGSVLWLENRGNLKFRDHELLNAPGTIHVPVADYDGDGDLDIAAIVTQDEEELWGFENLGEGKFKKRRLWMTINLDLGGAGLIQADLDQDGDQDLILPAGDNLEDLDAYPQPYHGCLWFENKGNWEFEMQRISNLGGTYAADVGDLDGDGDLDVVLVSMTNDWYDPTTASVVWLENDGKQNFKTWQIDSNPIHLVTVAVSDLNGDGRDDIVAGGLNLRKPYQRIGRISAWLNQGGAKP; encoded by the coding sequence ATGTCTCAAAAAAACCGTCTAATACTCCTCATCGGGCTGGTCATCCTGATCCCCCTGGGTACCTGGTTGTTGTTGCCCGGCTTGCCTTCCCTGGGCCAGGCACCGGAGATCTTTTCAGGGGGAACATCATATCCCGCATCTGAAATCTCATTCAAACGGGCCAATGTCGGCCCGGATCCGGTGGGCTTACCATTGATCACGAATGTGCAAATTGTCGATTTCGATGGTGACGGAACGAATGATATTCTGGGCTGTGATTCCGATCGCGGCATTGTTTCGCTGTTTAAACCGGATGGGGAAAATCAGTGGCAGGAAGAAGTACTGCTGAGTGACCTGGCGGCGCCGGGGCATGCGACTGTGGTTGATATCGATGGAGACGGAGATCTGGACATCATTGTTTCCATCCTCGGGAACCTGATGCCTGACGACCGGGTCATTGGACGAGTCGAGCTCTACGAACGCAAAGACAATGAATATATTCGGCACGTCATTCTGGATGACGTCAGACGCGTGGCCGACGTGCAGCCGGGAGACTTTGACGGGGACGGCGATCTAGACCTGGCCGTCGCTGTTTTTGGTTACAGCCGCGGTTCTGTGCTCTGGTTGGAAAATCGTGGCAACTTGAAATTCAGAGACCACGAACTGTTAAACGCACCGGGAACCATTCACGTTCCCGTCGCCGACTATGATGGTGATGGTGATCTGGATATCGCAGCGATTGTCACACAGGATGAAGAAGAACTCTGGGGTTTTGAAAATCTGGGAGAAGGCAAATTCAAAAAACGACGCTTGTGGATGACGATCAATCTGGACTTGGGGGGGGCAGGCCTGATTCAAGCCGATCTGGATCAGGATGGTGATCAGGATCTGATTTTACCAGCCGGGGACAATCTGGAAGATCTGGATGCCTATCCCCAGCCCTATCATGGTTGTCTGTGGTTCGAGAACAAAGGGAACTGGGAATTTGAAATGCAGCGTATTTCGAACCTGGGGGGCACCTATGCGGCTGATGTCGGTGACCTGGATGGAGACGGAGATCTAGATGTCGTGCTCGTCAGCATGACGAACGACTGGTACGACCCCACAACCGCCAGCGTGGTCTGGCTGGAAAATGACGGAAAACAGAATTTCAAAACCTGGCAAATCGACAGTAATCCTATTCATCTGGTGACGGTTGCCGTCTCTGATCTGAATGGTGATGGCCGCGATGATATCGTTGCCGGAGGGCTCAATCTGCGTAAGCCCTACCAGAGAATCGGCAGAATTTCAGCCTGGCTGAATCAAGGAGGAGCGAAGCCATGA
- a CDS encoding tetratricopeptide repeat protein, translating into MKQLVRLLLLLLVIELGYCGFLVAKRLSRPLPVLPDAEYVDPLMMTDFRELAQQAETGSSSEWVKLGQAFLGQGFYSYAENCFRQAAELDPSNLVAKVSYAFCLERTGRTQQSTLEYEKLLPLKTKRSGVFANKNHYLYAIGRNYLREENEAKAEETFRKNRDFQPAQYQLAKLLVRSGRVEEALPIINRNLKELPNSMKFLLLKSQALEALGREEESIQAAEKVERSLAIIPLNFNTELIKPYSVRHGIEKEFETYNRLLERNDMDYLAQKLDEIFELVSDRPIPQYKATLTSMVGVEFQRKNPERMLLLIDQLKKSGIENADLLQFRAGAYLLKGEMEKAVPLLERVAQMRPTIEVHQTLANYYHQQQQIEKRNYHQAKMALLQTMIAFRNDLLPNAEEAIQRSVELNPRDPQAWFYYAETKRLLGDLQSAETAYKRCLELNPNHGRAIRELSRIETEQ; encoded by the coding sequence ATGAAACAACTCGTTCGACTTTTACTGCTGTTGCTTGTCATCGAATTGGGTTACTGCGGATTTCTCGTCGCAAAACGACTGTCTCGACCATTGCCCGTTCTACCCGATGCGGAATATGTAGACCCTTTAATGATGACTGATTTCCGCGAGCTGGCCCAGCAGGCTGAAACCGGATCCAGTTCGGAGTGGGTGAAATTAGGGCAGGCTTTTTTAGGCCAGGGTTTTTACAGCTATGCAGAAAATTGTTTTCGGCAGGCGGCTGAACTGGATCCGTCCAATCTAGTCGCAAAAGTCAGCTATGCGTTTTGCCTGGAACGCACAGGGCGTACTCAACAGAGCACTCTGGAGTATGAAAAACTGCTTCCTTTGAAAACAAAACGATCTGGCGTTTTTGCGAATAAGAATCATTATCTCTATGCCATTGGCAGAAACTATTTACGCGAAGAAAACGAGGCGAAAGCAGAAGAAACATTTCGTAAAAACAGGGATTTCCAGCCCGCACAATATCAACTGGCAAAACTGTTAGTACGATCGGGCCGCGTTGAAGAGGCATTGCCGATCATCAATCGGAATCTTAAGGAACTCCCCAACTCGATGAAATTCCTGTTACTAAAGTCACAAGCACTGGAAGCGCTAGGACGTGAGGAAGAATCGATTCAGGCCGCAGAAAAGGTCGAGCGATCGTTGGCGATTATCCCGTTGAATTTTAATACGGAGTTAATCAAGCCCTACAGTGTCAGACATGGGATTGAAAAAGAGTTTGAGACCTACAATCGTTTACTTGAACGAAATGATATGGACTATCTCGCCCAGAAACTGGACGAGATCTTTGAACTTGTCAGTGATCGTCCGATTCCACAATATAAGGCAACGCTCACCAGTATGGTTGGAGTTGAATTTCAGCGAAAGAATCCGGAGCGGATGCTTCTGTTGATTGATCAATTAAAAAAATCAGGGATTGAAAATGCCGATTTACTTCAGTTCAGAGCAGGAGCTTACTTGCTGAAAGGAGAGATGGAAAAAGCGGTGCCACTGTTAGAACGCGTGGCGCAGATGAGACCTACGATTGAAGTTCATCAAACTCTGGCAAATTACTATCACCAGCAGCAACAGATCGAAAAACGAAATTATCATCAGGCAAAAATGGCATTGCTGCAGACAATGATTGCCTTTCGAAACGATCTGCTTCCAAATGCAGAAGAAGCAATTCAGCGCTCGGTCGAGTTGAACCCGCGTGACCCACAAGCCTGGTTCTACTATGCAGAAACAAAACGCTTGCTGGGAGACCTGCAAAGCGCAGAGACGGCTTACAAACGCTGCCTGGAACTCAACCCCAATCATGGCCGCGCGATTCGGGAACTGTCGCGAATCGAGACAGAGCAATAG
- a CDS encoding DUF1559 domain-containing protein, translating into MKLFQRRSPFFRKFGFTLIELLVVIAIIAILIALLLPAVQQAREAARRSTCKNSLKQIGLALHNYHETHRVFPPAYIDSNPGLNTGASEAENKNGLGWGTMILPFMDQAPLYNNIGSETNGFTYNWLDANHDGSMTDAIPSAKVVLPVFNCPSDPMEGINTDCSSYGKSNYLACAATGANGRNGCFFVNSKIRMKSITDGSSNTLFVGERTTASDPSTIKACGGATCNWAGGLWIGPRNYTGAAGWHTSLRGLDVAINGGGSTVYMLNGSSISWGPAWTASSSHVGGAHFLLGDGQVRFLSENIDLGTYRALYTRTGGEVIGEF; encoded by the coding sequence ATGAAACTATTTCAGCGCAGAAGTCCCTTTTTTCGGAAGTTCGGTTTTACACTGATCGAGCTTCTGGTGGTGATTGCCATCATTGCCATCTTAATCGCACTGCTATTGCCGGCTGTTCAGCAGGCCCGTGAGGCAGCTCGGCGGAGTACATGTAAAAACAGTTTGAAACAGATCGGACTGGCTTTGCACAACTACCACGAAACTCATCGTGTCTTTCCTCCCGCCTATATTGATAGTAATCCCGGCCTAAACACGGGTGCATCAGAAGCTGAGAATAAGAACGGCCTCGGCTGGGGAACCATGATTCTGCCTTTTATGGATCAGGCGCCGCTTTACAACAATATCGGTTCAGAGACCAATGGCTTTACCTACAACTGGTTGGATGCCAATCATGATGGTTCAATGACCGATGCGATTCCTTCGGCCAAGGTTGTCTTACCTGTTTTCAATTGTCCTTCCGATCCCATGGAAGGGATTAACACAGATTGCAGCAGCTACGGAAAATCAAACTACCTGGCCTGTGCTGCAACAGGAGCTAATGGTCGGAATGGGTGTTTCTTTGTTAACTCCAAAATCCGGATGAAGTCCATTACTGATGGAAGTAGTAATACGCTGTTCGTTGGAGAACGCACTACAGCCTCGGACCCGAGTACAATCAAGGCCTGCGGTGGTGCAACCTGTAACTGGGCTGGTGGCTTGTGGATTGGTCCACGTAATTACACAGGTGCTGCCGGATGGCACACCAGCTTAAGAGGCTTGGATGTCGCTATCAATGGTGGAGGCAGTACTGTTTACATGCTGAATGGTTCCAGCATCAGTTGGGGACCAGCCTGGACTGCATCCAGTTCACACGTTGGCGGCGCCCACTTCCTGTTAGGCGATGGTCAGGTTCGCTTCCTGTCAGAAAACATCGACCTGGGAACCTACAGAGCACTCTACACCCGCACTGGCGGCGAAGTCATCGGTGAATTTTAA
- a CDS encoding carboxypeptidase-like regulatory domain-containing protein, giving the protein MMKSSKLCLLALLSVFPLIFSAGCGGGGADDQPDLGTVTGIVTMDGAPLPNVTVTFTPAEGRASNGVTDEAGKYELGYLRDTMGAVIGSHNVSITTPQEAPTPPGQTYKDPIPAKYNSETTLKEEVKAGENTINFDLTS; this is encoded by the coding sequence ATGATGAAGTCTTCGAAGTTATGCTTATTAGCTCTGCTGTCAGTCTTTCCTCTAATTTTCAGTGCAGGCTGTGGTGGCGGTGGTGCCGATGATCAACCTGATTTGGGAACGGTCACAGGCATCGTCACCATGGATGGGGCACCGTTGCCTAATGTCACAGTAACATTCACTCCCGCAGAAGGTAGAGCCTCGAATGGCGTCACTGATGAAGCAGGAAAGTATGAGCTGGGGTATTTACGCGACACCATGGGGGCTGTTATTGGTTCCCATAATGTGAGCATCACGACACCACAAGAGGCCCCGACTCCTCCTGGTCAAACCTATAAAGATCCGATTCCCGCGAAATACAATTCCGAAACGACACTTAAAGAAGAGGTCAAAGCAGGTGAAAATACCATCAATTTTGATCTAACCAGTTAA
- a CDS encoding YaiI/YqxD family protein, whose product MQIWVDADACPGEIKELLFRAAKRTKTRITLVANQPLHTPRSEFIDSLLVPPGLNVADQRIVELVQSGDLVITADIPLAADVVAKGGQALNPRGTLYTDANIGAILASRDLMDDLRGEGVITGGPANFNNKDRQAFANQLDRWLTASKK is encoded by the coding sequence ATGCAAATCTGGGTCGACGCGGATGCCTGTCCGGGCGAAATAAAAGAGTTGTTATTTCGCGCCGCGAAACGCACGAAGACCAGAATCACGCTCGTCGCGAACCAGCCTCTGCACACGCCTCGTTCCGAATTCATTGACAGTCTACTCGTTCCCCCCGGATTAAATGTCGCCGATCAACGCATCGTCGAACTGGTTCAATCCGGCGACCTCGTAATTACGGCTGACATTCCTCTGGCGGCTGACGTGGTTGCCAAAGGGGGACAGGCTCTGAATCCGCGTGGCACGCTCTATACCGATGCGAATATCGGTGCCATCCTGGCTTCGCGAGACTTAATGGATGATCTGCGCGGGGAAGGTGTCATCACTGGTGGACCGGCCAATTTTAATAACAAAGATCGCCAGGCGTTCGCCAATCAACTCGACCGCTGGCTCACCGCTTCAAAGAAATAA
- a CDS encoding DUF1559 domain-containing protein, whose translation MFRIQSPPKNRSGFTLIELLVVIAIIAILIALLLPAVQQAREAARRSSCKNNLKQFGLAIHNYAETHSVIAPGGTCSRNYSYASWGPCSYSSGWSATALMLPFMDQANIYNQLNFQNPPKDYYSTGGAGTNRTNTNVRLALFHCPSDKEISNNKRQISYLPISGSHQVANPGSPANGLKGGMFWTENIKFRDVTDGLSNTLAYGEINHLDKYWNQGGSAAASDCLADSSNNGSNTLTYRGKDWSTKEGRNYIIMGRPPNHPAADCQRDGNCPHCPGTVNGPAYALPMRSRHTGGAHGLLADGSVRFLSDNLDRNICRALGTREQGEVIGEY comes from the coding sequence ATGTTTAGAATTCAAAGTCCGCCGAAGAACCGAAGCGGTTTTACTCTGATTGAACTTCTGGTTGTGATCGCCATCATCGCGATTCTGATTGCACTCTTATTGCCGGCTGTCCAACAGGCTCGCGAAGCTGCCCGGCGCAGCAGTTGCAAGAACAATCTCAAGCAATTCGGACTGGCCATTCATAACTATGCTGAAACACACTCAGTGATCGCTCCTGGTGGAACGTGCTCACGGAATTATAGCTACGCTTCCTGGGGACCTTGTAGCTATTCCAGCGGGTGGAGTGCCACGGCTTTGATGCTACCCTTTATGGATCAGGCCAATATTTACAATCAGCTGAATTTCCAGAATCCTCCAAAGGATTATTATTCGACTGGCGGTGCCGGCACCAATCGAACGAATACCAACGTGCGGTTGGCGCTGTTTCATTGTCCCTCCGATAAAGAAATTTCCAATAATAAACGGCAGATCTCCTATTTGCCGATTTCTGGTTCGCATCAAGTTGCCAACCCAGGAAGTCCTGCCAATGGGCTCAAAGGGGGAATGTTCTGGACTGAGAATATCAAGTTTCGGGATGTCACTGACGGTTTGTCAAATACGCTCGCGTATGGCGAAATCAATCACTTGGATAAATATTGGAATCAGGGCGGTTCTGCTGCGGCCAGTGACTGTTTAGCGGACTCTTCCAACAATGGTTCGAATACGCTCACCTATCGGGGAAAGGACTGGTCGACCAAAGAGGGGCGGAATTACATTATCATGGGGCGTCCACCCAATCATCCGGCAGCCGACTGTCAACGCGATGGAAATTGCCCCCATTGTCCCGGCACGGTAAATGGTCCCGCATATGCACTGCCGATGCGCAGCAGGCATACAGGCGGCGCGCATGGACTACTGGCCGACGGTTCGGTTCGATTTCTGAGTGATAATCTGGATCGTAATATCTGTCGTGCGTTAGGGACGCGTGAGCAAGGAGAAGTCATCGGAGAATACTAA